One genomic window of Ammospiza nelsoni isolate bAmmNel1 chromosome 4, bAmmNel1.pri, whole genome shotgun sequence includes the following:
- the HGSNAT gene encoding heparan-alpha-glucosaminide N-acetyltransferase isoform X2, whose product MDQALLLVRNELPAPGLNVAARSGSCHQCLYQFLAFVPPSNESLRKPGTASVMVDTQHPLTLLLNSSVGDRDLCKIQYHFGEFGNYSLVVKTISTSNQTVSCDLIINEGPINSYLPILFAFLVYVGILALLIAGRLLMKIDPVRNWVYKKLNPRATDRMINSELGSPNTTDSINCDPAPQSWSSGSRQRLRSLDTFRGFVFIMGTSIALALGSVLRWGSSKWKVLRKIIWRSFVLILLGIIVVNPNYCLGPLSWDNLRIPGVLQRLGFTYLVVAALELLFTRADSGTWEGQFPALQDILPYWPQWIFILVLETIWLCLTFLLPVPDCPRGYLGPGGIGDFGKYPNCTGGAAGYIDRLLLGEKHMYQHPSSGVIYQSTMPYDPEGILGTINSIVMAFLGLQAGKITLFYKDQPKQIMSRFIIWGIVMGVISAILTKCSKEEGFIPINKNLWSISYVTTMSCFAFILLLLIYYLVDVKKWWSGAPFLYPGMNSILVYIGHQVFANYFPFKWKMQDSQSHAEHLTQNLTATTLWVIISYILYRKRIFWKI is encoded by the exons ATGGACCAGGCGCTGCTGCTCGTCCGCAACGAGCTGCCCGCCCCGGGCCTCAACGTCGCTGCCCGCTCCGGCTCCTGCCACCAG TGCTTGTATCAGTTCCTGGCGTTTGTCCCACCAAGCAACGAGAGCCTGAGAAAACCAGGCACGGCGTCGGTAATGGTTGATACGCAGCATccactcaccctgctgctcaaCAGCTCTGTGGGTGACAGAGATCTCTGCAA AATTCAGTATCATTTTGGAGAGTTTGGCAATTATTCCCTCGTGGTAAAGACCATAAGTACAAGCAACCAAACTGTTTCTTGTGACCTAATCATCAATGAAGGCCCTATCAACAGCTACCTCC CTATTCTCTTTGCTTTCCTGGTTTACGTGGGGATCCTTGCTCTCCTGATTGCTGGGCGCCTTCTCATGAA AATTGATCCAGTCAGAAACTGGGTTTACAAGAAACTGAATCCCAGAGCAACTGATCGTATGATTAACTCT GAGCTCGGATCCCCGAACACCACAGACTCCATTAACTGTGATCCTGCCCCGCAGTCGTGGAGCTCGGGCTCGCGGCAGCGCCTGCGGTCCCTGGACACCTTCCGAGG GTTTGTGTTCATCATGGGGACATCAATAGCATTGGCACTGGGCTCCGTGCTGAGGTGGGGAAGTTCCAAGTGGAAGGTGCTTAGAAAAATCATCTGGAGGAGTTTTGTGCTAATCCTGCTGGGAATCATAGTTGTGAATCCCAATTACTGCCTTGGACCTT TGTCCTGGGATAATCTGCGTATTCCAGGCGTGCTCCAGAGGCTGGGATTCACATACCTGGTGGTTGCTGCTCTTGAACTCCTGTTTACGAGGGCTGATAGTGGGACTTGG GAAGGAcaattccctgctctgcaggataTTCTCCCCTACTGGCCACAGTGGATTTTTATTCTGGTGTTAGAAACAATTTGGCTCTGCCTGACCTTCTTGTTACCAGTGCCAGATTGTCCCAG GGGCTATCTCGGTCCTGGGGGCATTGGGGACTTTGGAAAGTATCCCAACTGcactggaggagcagcaggttaCATTGACCGCTTGCTTCTTGGAGAAAAGCATATGTATCAGCATCCCTCTTCAGGT GTGATTTACCAATCAACGATGCCATATGATCCTGAAGGGATCCTGGGGACCATAAATAGCATTGTTATGGCATTTTTGGGACTGCAG gcaggaaaaattactttgttctACAAAGACCAGCCCAAACAAATTATGAGTCGGTTCATCATATGGGGCATAGTAATG GGAGTTATTTCTGCTATCTTGACAAAATGTTCTAAAGAAGAAGGGTTTATTCCCATAAACAAGAACTTATG GTCAATATCATATGTGACAACCATGAGCTGTTTTGCCTTCATCCTATTACTGCTGATATATTACCTTGTGGATGTCAAGAAATGGTGGTCAGGTGCTCCATTTTTATACCCAG GAATGAACTCAATCCTCGTATACATTGGACACCAAGTTTTTGCAAACTACTTCCCTTTTAAGTGGAAGATGCAAGACAGTCAATCCCACGCAGAGCATCTGACTCAAAACCTCACTGCAACAACTCTTTGGGTCATAATATCATACATACTTTACAGGAAAAGGATATTTTGGAAAATCTGA
- the HGSNAT gene encoding heparan-alpha-glucosaminide N-acetyltransferase isoform X3: MKIDPVRNWVYKKLNPRATDRMINSELGSPNTTDSINCDPAPQSWSSGSRQRLRSLDTFRGLSLVIMVFVNYGGGKYWFFKHESWNGLTVADLVFPWFVFIMGTSIALALGSVLRWGSSKWKVLRKIIWRSFVLILLGIIVVNPNYCLGPLSWDNLRIPGVLQRLGFTYLVVAALELLFTRADSGTWEGQFPALQDILPYWPQWIFILVLETIWLCLTFLLPVPDCPRGYLGPGGIGDFGKYPNCTGGAAGYIDRLLLGEKHMYQHPSSGVIYQSTMPYDPEGILGTINSIVMAFLGLQAGKITLFYKDQPKQIMSRFIIWGIVMGVISAILTKCSKEEGFIPINKNLWSISYVTTMSCFAFILLLLIYYLVDVKKWWSGAPFLYPGMNSILVYIGHQVFANYFPFKWKMQDSQSHAEHLTQNLTATTLWVIISYILYRKRIFWKI, encoded by the exons ATGAA AATTGATCCAGTCAGAAACTGGGTTTACAAGAAACTGAATCCCAGAGCAACTGATCGTATGATTAACTCT GAGCTCGGATCCCCGAACACCACAGACTCCATTAACTGTGATCCTGCCCCGCAGTCGTGGAGCTCGGGCTCGCGGCAGCGCCTGCGGTCCCTGGACACCTTCCGAGG GCTCTCTCTTGTAATTATGGTGTTTGTTAACTATGGAGGAGGAAAATACTGGTTCTTCAAACATGAGAGCTGGAATG GATTAACAGTGGCAGATCTGGTGTTTCCATG GTTTGTGTTCATCATGGGGACATCAATAGCATTGGCACTGGGCTCCGTGCTGAGGTGGGGAAGTTCCAAGTGGAAGGTGCTTAGAAAAATCATCTGGAGGAGTTTTGTGCTAATCCTGCTGGGAATCATAGTTGTGAATCCCAATTACTGCCTTGGACCTT TGTCCTGGGATAATCTGCGTATTCCAGGCGTGCTCCAGAGGCTGGGATTCACATACCTGGTGGTTGCTGCTCTTGAACTCCTGTTTACGAGGGCTGATAGTGGGACTTGG GAAGGAcaattccctgctctgcaggataTTCTCCCCTACTGGCCACAGTGGATTTTTATTCTGGTGTTAGAAACAATTTGGCTCTGCCTGACCTTCTTGTTACCAGTGCCAGATTGTCCCAG GGGCTATCTCGGTCCTGGGGGCATTGGGGACTTTGGAAAGTATCCCAACTGcactggaggagcagcaggttaCATTGACCGCTTGCTTCTTGGAGAAAAGCATATGTATCAGCATCCCTCTTCAGGT GTGATTTACCAATCAACGATGCCATATGATCCTGAAGGGATCCTGGGGACCATAAATAGCATTGTTATGGCATTTTTGGGACTGCAG gcaggaaaaattactttgttctACAAAGACCAGCCCAAACAAATTATGAGTCGGTTCATCATATGGGGCATAGTAATG GGAGTTATTTCTGCTATCTTGACAAAATGTTCTAAAGAAGAAGGGTTTATTCCCATAAACAAGAACTTATG GTCAATATCATATGTGACAACCATGAGCTGTTTTGCCTTCATCCTATTACTGCTGATATATTACCTTGTGGATGTCAAGAAATGGTGGTCAGGTGCTCCATTTTTATACCCAG GAATGAACTCAATCCTCGTATACATTGGACACCAAGTTTTTGCAAACTACTTCCCTTTTAAGTGGAAGATGCAAGACAGTCAATCCCACGCAGAGCATCTGACTCAAAACCTCACTGCAACAACTCTTTGGGTCATAATATCATACATACTTTACAGGAAAAGGATATTTTGGAAAATCTGA
- the HGSNAT gene encoding heparan-alpha-glucosaminide N-acetyltransferase isoform X1, translated as MQGRTPFHSPLALMSSLHPLLLQCLYQFLAFVPPSNESLRKPGTASVMVDTQHPLTLLLNSSVGDRDLCKIQYHFGEFGNYSLVVKTISTSNQTVSCDLIINEGPINSYLPILFAFLVYVGILALLIAGRLLMKIDPVRNWVYKKLNPRATDRMINSELGSPNTTDSINCDPAPQSWSSGSRQRLRSLDTFRGLSLVIMVFVNYGGGKYWFFKHESWNGLTVADLVFPWFVFIMGTSIALALGSVLRWGSSKWKVLRKIIWRSFVLILLGIIVVNPNYCLGPLSWDNLRIPGVLQRLGFTYLVVAALELLFTRADSGTWEGQFPALQDILPYWPQWIFILVLETIWLCLTFLLPVPDCPRGYLGPGGIGDFGKYPNCTGGAAGYIDRLLLGEKHMYQHPSSGVIYQSTMPYDPEGILGTINSIVMAFLGLQAGKITLFYKDQPKQIMSRFIIWGIVMGVISAILTKCSKEEGFIPINKNLWSISYVTTMSCFAFILLLLIYYLVDVKKWWSGAPFLYPGMNSILVYIGHQVFANYFPFKWKMQDSQSHAEHLTQNLTATTLWVIISYILYRKRIFWKI; from the exons ATGCAAGGCAGAACCCCGTTTCACTCTCCTTTGGCACTAATGAGCTCCCTTCACCCTCTTCTTCTACAGTGCTTGTATCAGTTCCTGGCGTTTGTCCCACCAAGCAACGAGAGCCTGAGAAAACCAGGCACGGCGTCGGTAATGGTTGATACGCAGCATccactcaccctgctgctcaaCAGCTCTGTGGGTGACAGAGATCTCTGCAA AATTCAGTATCATTTTGGAGAGTTTGGCAATTATTCCCTCGTGGTAAAGACCATAAGTACAAGCAACCAAACTGTTTCTTGTGACCTAATCATCAATGAAGGCCCTATCAACAGCTACCTCC CTATTCTCTTTGCTTTCCTGGTTTACGTGGGGATCCTTGCTCTCCTGATTGCTGGGCGCCTTCTCATGAA AATTGATCCAGTCAGAAACTGGGTTTACAAGAAACTGAATCCCAGAGCAACTGATCGTATGATTAACTCT GAGCTCGGATCCCCGAACACCACAGACTCCATTAACTGTGATCCTGCCCCGCAGTCGTGGAGCTCGGGCTCGCGGCAGCGCCTGCGGTCCCTGGACACCTTCCGAGG GCTCTCTCTTGTAATTATGGTGTTTGTTAACTATGGAGGAGGAAAATACTGGTTCTTCAAACATGAGAGCTGGAATG GATTAACAGTGGCAGATCTGGTGTTTCCATG GTTTGTGTTCATCATGGGGACATCAATAGCATTGGCACTGGGCTCCGTGCTGAGGTGGGGAAGTTCCAAGTGGAAGGTGCTTAGAAAAATCATCTGGAGGAGTTTTGTGCTAATCCTGCTGGGAATCATAGTTGTGAATCCCAATTACTGCCTTGGACCTT TGTCCTGGGATAATCTGCGTATTCCAGGCGTGCTCCAGAGGCTGGGATTCACATACCTGGTGGTTGCTGCTCTTGAACTCCTGTTTACGAGGGCTGATAGTGGGACTTGG GAAGGAcaattccctgctctgcaggataTTCTCCCCTACTGGCCACAGTGGATTTTTATTCTGGTGTTAGAAACAATTTGGCTCTGCCTGACCTTCTTGTTACCAGTGCCAGATTGTCCCAG GGGCTATCTCGGTCCTGGGGGCATTGGGGACTTTGGAAAGTATCCCAACTGcactggaggagcagcaggttaCATTGACCGCTTGCTTCTTGGAGAAAAGCATATGTATCAGCATCCCTCTTCAGGT GTGATTTACCAATCAACGATGCCATATGATCCTGAAGGGATCCTGGGGACCATAAATAGCATTGTTATGGCATTTTTGGGACTGCAG gcaggaaaaattactttgttctACAAAGACCAGCCCAAACAAATTATGAGTCGGTTCATCATATGGGGCATAGTAATG GGAGTTATTTCTGCTATCTTGACAAAATGTTCTAAAGAAGAAGGGTTTATTCCCATAAACAAGAACTTATG GTCAATATCATATGTGACAACCATGAGCTGTTTTGCCTTCATCCTATTACTGCTGATATATTACCTTGTGGATGTCAAGAAATGGTGGTCAGGTGCTCCATTTTTATACCCAG GAATGAACTCAATCCTCGTATACATTGGACACCAAGTTTTTGCAAACTACTTCCCTTTTAAGTGGAAGATGCAAGACAGTCAATCCCACGCAGAGCATCTGACTCAAAACCTCACTGCAACAACTCTTTGGGTCATAATATCATACATACTTTACAGGAAAAGGATATTTTGGAAAATCTGA
- the POMK gene encoding protein O-mannose kinase, giving the protein MEKKPHFVRRELLPRDVPSISLALLLAAVLLLNAFLYLYLNKFSSSLGRVETDSGLCPFGHFKFGAVKNCSPWLSCEAINREVRKLKCVGEGAVKKVFLSEWKEKKVVLSQLTNSELKEDFLHGLKMLKALQSKHVVRLLGYCEQQFTILTEYHPLGSLRGLNETLHIPKYKAMNTWHRRLMLAIDYVSVIRYLHSSPLGTLVMCDSNDLDKVLSQYLLTSDFHVLVNDLDALPLVNRSAGRLVKCGHRELRGEFVAPEQRWPYGEDVPFEDDLMPPYDEKTDIWKIPDVSNFFLGHVEGSDIVRLHLFDIHAACKKKDPAERPSAQEVLDTYRKVLTLLIREAAMPSTREML; this is encoded by the exons ATGGAAAAGAAACCGCATTTCGTTAGGAGGGAGCTTCTTCCCAGAGACGTGCCATCCATCTCGCTGGCGTTACTGCTTGCGGCCGTCCTGCTCCTTAATGCCTTTCTCTACCTGTACCTCAACAAGTTTTCCAGCTCTCTGGGACGAGTCGAAACGGACTCTGGCCTCTGCCCTTTTGGGCATTTCAAATTCGGAGCGGTGAAGAATTGTTCCCCGTGGCTTTCCTGCGAGGCCATAAATAGGGAAGTCAGGAAACTCAAGTGTGTTGGTGAAGGTGCTGTGAAAAAG GTCTTTCTTTCTgagtggaaggaaaagaaagtggtCCTTTCACAGCTCACCAACTCAGAGCTGAAGGAGGACTTTCTCCATGGACTGAAGATGCTGAAAGCCCTTCAGAGCAAGCATGTTGTTCGGCTGCTTGGCTACTGTGAGCAGCAGTTCACAATCCTCACTGAGTACCATCCTCTTGGTTCACTGAGAGGCCTGAATGAAACTCTCCACATTCCCAAATACAAGGCCATGAACACCTGGCATCGCAGGCTGATGCTTGCTATAGACTACGTGAGTGTCATTCGGTACCTGCACAGCAGCCCCCTGGGCACCTTAGTGATGTGTGACTCCAATGACCTGGACAAGGTTCTCTCCCAGTATCTCCTGACAAGTGACTTCCACGTTCTGGTGAATGATTTGGACGCTCTGCCTCTTGTGAACAGGAGTGCTGGCAGGCTGGTGAAGTGTGGTCACAGGGAGCTCCGGGGTGAGTTTGTAGCTCCTGAGCAGCGTTGGCCCTATGGAGAAGATGTGCCATTCGAAGATGACCTCATGCCTCCCTATGATGAGAAAACAGACATCTGGAAAATCCCAGATGTCTCCAATTTTTTCTTGGGCCATGTTGAAGGAAGCGACATTGTACGACTGCATCTGTTTGACATCCATGCAGCGTGTAAGAAGAAGGACCCGGCAGAACGGCCCTCTGCCCAAGAGGTCTTAGACACCTACAGGAAAGTTTTAACTCTGCTTATTCGGGAGGCAGCCATGCCTAGTACTAGAGAAATGTTATAG